Proteins encoded in a region of the Salvelinus fontinalis isolate EN_2023a chromosome 17, ASM2944872v1, whole genome shotgun sequence genome:
- the LOC129813606 gene encoding uncharacterized protein LOC129813606 produces the protein MSLLLGFGLMTCIASSESSSVFVLKGKDVRLDVQENVQLKELEVFKWSFRTANIVRCSDTLSVRVSPEYNNRVEFYKGNFSLLLKNLQEGDSGPYTAVVSGEKETIIIVYELILQERVEPPVLTVDSNSNINGICNMTVTCRGQNTSVTSSCNSSTCSQVGGESRWAETSTVPLLSVYVAGGSILCKHSNQVSWANHTKEIVELCPMKFVSPPAGSMSVCMLKIILVSVGMVIMISAVITVHIRHRFHYG, from the exons ATGTCTCTCCTTTTAGGGTTTGGATTGATGACCTGCATAGCATCATCAG AGTCCAGCTCTGTGTTTGTGCTGAAGGGAAAGGATGTTCGTCTGGATGTCCAGGAAAATGTTCAACTGAAAGAGTTGGAGGTTTTTAAGTGGAGCTTCAGAACAGCCAATATTGTAAGATGCTCTGACACATTGTCAGTGAGAGTGTCTCCTGAGTACAACAACAGGGTTGAGTTTTATAAGGGAAACTTCTCTCTGCTACTGAAGAAcctacaggaaggagacagtggaCCTTATACTGCAGTAGTGAGTGGTGAAAAAGAAACAATTATTATTGTATACGAGTTAATTCTCCAAG AGAGAGTTGAGCCTCCAGTCCTGACAGTGGACTCTAACTCCAACATCAACGGCATCTGTAACATGACTGTGACCTGCAGAGGCCAGAACACCTCTGTCACCTCCAGCTGTAACAGCAGCACCTGCTCTCaggtgggaggagagagtagaTGGGCTGAGACCTCCACTGTCCCCCTGCTCTCTGTCTATGTGGCAGGGGGTTCCATTCTCTGTAAACACAGCAACCAAGTCAGCTGGGCCAACCACACCAAGGAGATAGTGGAACTCTGTCCAATGAAAtttg TGTCTCCCCCTGCTGGTAGCATGTCTGTGTGCATGCTGAAGATCATCCTGGTGTCTGTGGGGATGGTCATCATGATCTCTGCAGTCATCACTGTCCACATCAGGCACAGATTCCACTATGGATAG